The Apium graveolens cultivar Ventura chromosome 6, ASM990537v1, whole genome shotgun sequence genome contains a region encoding:
- the LOC141668969 gene encoding tyrosine decarboxylase 1-like — MGSVDNLTEKLASKFPMNTLEPEEFRRQGHMMIDFLADYYRKVENYPVRSQVSPGYLREILPESAPYNPESLETILQDVQTKIIPGITHWQSPNFFAYFPSSGSTAGFLGEMLSTGFNVVGFNWMVSPAATELENVVTDWFGKMLQLPKSFLFSGGGGGVLQGTTCEAILCTLVAARDKNLRQHGMDNIGKLVVYCSDQTHSALQKAAKIAGIDPMNFRAIETTKSSNFQLCPKRLESAILYDMQNGLIPLYLCATVGTTSSTTVDPLPALTEVAKKYDLWVHVDAAFAGSACICPEFRQYLDGVENADSFSLNAHKWFLTTLDCCCLWVRDPSALIKSLSTYPEFLKNNASETNKVVDYKDWQIMLSRRFRALKLWFVLRSYGVGQLREFIRGHVGMAKYFEGLVSMDNRFEVVAPRLFSMVCFRIKPSAMIGKNDEEEVNEINRKLLESVNESGRIYVSHTVLAGIYVIRFAIGGTLTDMSHVSAAWKVLQDHAGALLEEDAFMSKKLGDHAGALIDDAFTSNKLVNILS, encoded by the coding sequence ATGGGCTCCGTCGATAATCTCACCGAAAAGTTAGCATCTAAATTCCCTATGAACACACTAGAGCCTGAAGAATTCCGAAGACAAGGCCACATGATGATAGACTTTCTTGCTGATTACTATCGCAAAGTCGAAAACTATCCAGTTAGAAGCCAGGTCTCTCCTGGTTATCTTCGTGAAATTTTGCCAGAATCTGCACCATACAACCCCGAATCTCTCGAAACAATTCTACAAGATGTTCAAACCAAAATAATCCCTGGAATCACACACTGGCAAAGTCCAAACTTCTTTGCTTATTTTCCTTCCAGCGGTAGTACTGCTGGCTTTCTCGGGGAAATGCTTAGTACTGGTTTCAATGTTGTTGGCTTTAACTGGATGGTTTCACCTGCTGCTACCGAGCTCGAAAATGTTGTCACCGATTGGTTCGGAAAGATGCTTCAACTTCCCAAATCCTTTCTTTTCtctggtggtggtggtggtgttTTGCAAGGGACCACTTGCGAGGCCATATTGTGTACACTTGTGGCAGCTAGAGACAAAAACTTGAGGCAACATGGCATGGATAATATTGGCAAGTTAGTTGTTTATTGTTCTGACCAAACTCATTCTGCCCTGCAAAAGGCTGCCAAAATTGCTGGGATTGATCCCATGAATTTCCGTGCAATCGAAACTACCAAATCCTCAAATTTCCAGCTCTGTCCTAAGCGACTTGAATCGGCTATTTTGTATGATATGCAAAATGGGCTAATTCCCTTGTACTTGTGTGCCACTGTTGGGACAACGTCATCAACCACTGTTGATCCTTTGCCAGCTCTTACAGAGGTGGCCAAAAAATACGATTTATGGGTTCATGTTGATGCTGCATTTGCTGGAAGTGCTTGTATCTGTCCCGAATTTCGACAGTATCTTGATGGCGTGGAAAATGCAGATTCATTTAGTTTGAATGCACACAAGTGGTTTTTGACAACATTAGATTGTTGTTGTCTTTGGGTGAGGGATCCGAGTGCTCTCATAAAATCTCTTTCCACGTATCCCGAGTTCTTGAAGAATAATGCTAGCGAAACAAACAAGGTGGTGGACTATAAAGACTGGCAAATAATGTTGAGCAGGCGATTTCGAGCACTTAAATTATGGTTCGTATTGAGAAGCTATGGAGTAGGTCAGCTGAGGGAGTTTATAAGAGGGCATGTAGGCATGGCCAAGTATTTTGAAGGGCTAGTAAGCATGGACAACAGGTTCGAAGTTGTGGCGCCTAGACTATTTTCAATGGTCTGTTTCAGGATTAAGCCATCTGCCATGATCGGAAAGAATGATGAAGAGGAAGTAAATGAAATAAACCGAAAGTTGTTAGAGTCGGTGAATGAATCGGGTCGGATATATGTGAGTCACACGGTGTTGGCGGGGATTTATGTAATCAGGTTTGCCATAGGAGGAACCCTAACAGATATGAGCCATGTAAGTGCGGCTTGGAAGGTGTTACAGGACCATGCAGGCGCCTTGCTTGAGGAGGATGCTTTCATGTCTAAGAAGCTCGGGGACCATGCTGGCGCCTTGATTGATGATGCTTTCACGTCCAATAAGCTCGTGAATATATTATCCTAA